The Thiogranum longum genome includes a region encoding these proteins:
- the asnB gene encoding asparagine synthase (glutamine-hydrolyzing) gives MCGIAGFVGDTHERKDSILQAMLSQISRRGPDDVGTWHKEGVGFGHARLSIIDLSERGHQPFITNDGLGVLVFNGEIYNYRELRRLLKQEGVTFMSETDTEVVLYALHHWGPERAVPRFNGMFAFAYHDLRDQSVWLARDRLGIKPLFIARTGGGFVFASEQKALFEHPSVTCECDHHALFSLLLYERFDGSMTPYQGVEAFLPGTLCRFHRGREKLTTYFDVLRDISPEQISDNAGQDFSVHLARFESLLGSSVEMHLISDVPVATMCSGGLDSGLVTALASRHSPDLVSYVADIEGMRGQEVARARLITDSLGVELRRVPVDHESWFRTLPEAIIANDQPLFFSQHVAAMVVAKTLRRDGFKVVLTGDGADELFGGYTWHAAAYRHWYKNALRARWIPDNRYTRAAGKYLPGLRPVNIEDQIAHDLTRGHPINYISSSSNILFVAGASRTLRQRRLFKKLAGLSLEDRGFLSSSFEDIYVQMREGLSSVDKMTMKHSIEARVPFLENNLINFGLDLPVSAKYHRGVTKRIVKSLARKHLPENIIQAPKIGFTMPPSMWSNTAEFLRNGRVSDLLKWPSRDQSEILELAKQRPYYHFRLMACEIWLRTRFDNASPQDISGQLLKLRQA, from the coding sequence AGGACAGTATTTTACAGGCTATGCTCTCGCAAATATCCAGGCGTGGGCCTGATGATGTGGGAACCTGGCATAAAGAGGGTGTCGGTTTCGGACATGCTCGCCTGAGTATCATTGACCTGAGCGAGCGGGGACATCAGCCTTTTATTACCAACGACGGCCTTGGTGTGCTTGTTTTCAATGGCGAAATTTACAACTATCGCGAATTGCGCCGCCTGCTGAAACAGGAAGGCGTCACATTCATGAGCGAAACGGATACCGAAGTTGTGCTTTACGCACTGCACCATTGGGGGCCGGAACGCGCCGTACCCCGGTTCAATGGCATGTTCGCTTTCGCTTACCACGATCTTCGGGATCAATCCGTATGGCTTGCCCGGGACCGGCTCGGTATAAAACCGCTGTTTATTGCCAGAACCGGCGGTGGTTTTGTTTTCGCTTCGGAGCAAAAAGCCCTCTTTGAACATCCATCGGTGACGTGTGAGTGCGACCATCACGCCTTGTTTTCCTTGCTGCTATATGAACGTTTCGATGGCTCCATGACGCCCTATCAGGGTGTAGAGGCTTTTTTACCCGGAACCCTGTGCCGGTTTCATAGAGGTAGAGAGAAGCTCACCACATATTTTGACGTTTTGCGTGACATCTCACCGGAACAGATAAGCGACAACGCAGGCCAGGACTTTTCCGTTCATCTCGCCCGCTTTGAGAGCTTGCTAGGCAGTAGTGTCGAAATGCATCTCATCAGCGACGTTCCTGTGGCGACGATGTGTAGCGGCGGACTGGATTCCGGTCTTGTTACCGCCCTGGCATCCAGGCATTCACCTGATCTTGTCTCTTATGTTGCGGATATCGAAGGGATGCGCGGCCAGGAAGTGGCACGTGCCCGACTGATCACAGACTCGCTCGGGGTAGAGCTGCGACGCGTTCCGGTGGACCATGAGAGCTGGTTTCGCACATTGCCCGAAGCCATTATCGCCAATGACCAACCCCTGTTTTTTTCCCAGCACGTCGCCGCCATGGTGGTTGCGAAAACCCTGCGCAGGGACGGGTTCAAGGTTGTCCTGACAGGCGACGGGGCTGACGAACTGTTTGGTGGTTATACCTGGCATGCAGCGGCGTACCGTCACTGGTATAAAAATGCACTTCGCGCCAGGTGGATACCCGACAATCGCTATACCCGGGCGGCAGGCAAGTATCTGCCCGGCTTGCGACCTGTAAATATAGAGGATCAGATAGCGCACGACTTGACGCGGGGTCATCCCATAAACTACATCTCCAGTTCATCAAACATTCTGTTCGTTGCCGGTGCATCAAGAACCTTGCGCCAACGCCGTTTGTTCAAGAAGCTGGCCGGACTTTCGCTGGAAGACCGGGGGTTTCTATCCAGCAGCTTCGAAGACATCTATGTACAAATGCGTGAAGGCCTGAGCAGCGTGGATAAAATGACAATGAAACATTCCATCGAGGCACGTGTACCCTTTCTTGAAAACAATCTGATCAACTTCGGTCTGGATCTACCCGTGAGCGCCAAATATCATAGAGGCGTCACCAAGAGAATAGTTAAAAGCCTGGCTCGAAAACATCTACCCGAAAATATAATCCAGGCACCTAAAATAGGGTTTACGATGCCGCCTTCCATGTGGTCCAACACAGCGGAATTCCTGCGCAATGGCCGTGTGTCGGACTTGCTGAAATGGCCATCCCGGGATCAGTCGGAGATTCTGGAACTGGCGAAGCAACGTCCGTACTATCACTTTCGCCTGATGGCTTGCGAAATCTGGTTGCGCACACGGTTCGACAACGCCAGTCCACAGGATATTTCCGGGCAATTACTAAAGTTGAGGCAGGCTTGA